The genomic DNA CACGAACAGGATCTTAACGGGCTTTGGGGTATTCTTTATGAACTCATCGAAGTCGAATACGTTCTTTGATAATACCTTGAGAAGTGCCGCCCGGAGCGCGCTCTCGACCAGATCGCCTGTATCAGAGCCGATCTTCTTTTTGCTCCCCACCAGCGAGCTCTTCACGGAGCTCACGATCTCCTCTGCGACAGGCAGCGCGACATCGCTCTCGAGAAGCGCCATCTCCAGACCCCACAGGGGCTCCTCGAGATCTCTCTCGTCGATAATGACCTCTCTCTCGAGGATCAGGGACTTGGCCTTATCGACGAGCGATATCTTGGGAGGCCGAACGGCCTCATGAACTGTCCCAGCCTGTGGCACCTGCGCGGCTGCTGATCTGTTCTCTGATGGGGCCTTTACGGAAAGCTCCGGCGACGCTGGTTTCGCAACCTGCTGCGCTGGCTGATGTGCTGCAGCAGTCTCCGATTTGTTGTCTATTATCGGTATGCTTCCCGCAGCCTTCTCCAGGATCCTGTTCGTTAAGGATTCCTTGAAGCCCGTGAGCTTCTCCTTGAGCTTATTGAACAAACCCTTCGCTCCCACCCTGTTTCTGCAGCTCTCTTTCAAGCCTCTCAAGCGCAGCCTGGATCCTGGCCATCTCCTGCTCGATCTTAGCCAGCGCCTCGTTTATCTTCTTCGAGCTCTCGGATATGGCGCTTCTCCTGGCCCTGAGCATCTCCATCGCCTCTTCAGCCGGCTTCTCTATGGAGACGCCACCGCCAACGTTAACCACGACCCTGTCGGCTGAGGAGAGCTTTGCATAGGCGAACGATCCAGAGCCGATCGGGACCAGCATCTCCTGCCCCTCAGCCGCCTTGGAGAGGGCCCCTATGGCGCTTATGGCTTTATCAAGCCCCTCTGCTGTCATCTGTATGAGGCCCAGCTCTCTCACGAGAGATTCTGCCTCCGCCTGGTACTGCTGGTATGCGACTATGAGCTGGCGCGCCTGGTTTTCAGGCGACTGTGGCTTACCACTCACCAGCCCTCACCTCATCGATTTTTATCAGGTTGCGCTTCAGGCCATGCTTGCTCCCCATCAGAGAGTATGCCCACTCGATGGCGACCCTCTCATTCGGGCAATCCAGAACCTTGGTGAACTTCTGCCATACATTGCCGATGAAGCTGGCCTTATAACGACCGGTTACGATATATTTACCCATATCAATCACTCCAGAAATCCGAGAGCATCCTCAATCCTGCCAAGCTCTGGGCCTGTTGTCTCGAGACCTGCCATGTAGCCCCGACTATTCGCCAGCAGCCCGGAGCCGACGAGCGGAGAGCCGAAGTTTACCGTGCCGACATCGACTGGAAGCCCGAAGAGATCCTCAAGCACCTTTATCTCATCTGCAGATATCCTCGGATGCGCCAGTATGCCCTTGTTAGTTACTACAGCCGTCATTCCGACGGTCTTCAGCCCACCTATGGTGCCCCTGCGCACAACAACACCAAGTGTCTCTGAGATGATCTCACATGCGATGTCGCTGAGACCGGGATGGACGAGCGCAGCATTATCATTTGCCAGTATAACATTTCCAGCAGCGGTTATCTTCCCCGGCAGCCTTGCAACCCTGCCATGCTCCTCGAGCACCCTGATCTCGTCGTCTGTGGCATATCTCGTTACCACGAACCCCTCGGAATTCGCGCATATCAGAGAGCCGAGCACAGAGCTGCTGCCGATGACGGTGACCACTGGTTCAACATCCAGGCCTGCGCTGAGCATCTCCACGCTCCGCTCGCTCGCCTCCGGCGGCACCAGCACGAGCGACTCGGTGCACCTGGCAAATACCCCCAGGAGGGAGCTTCCAGCGACCTGTGTGCGTCTATCTGCCACCTGCGAACTCCGCCTCAACTCTGCCATCGTCGGATTTTACCGCCTTAACCCTGATCCTGCAGGGGGGCTTCTCATTGCTCCTGGCCCAGATCATCTCATTCAGGGTGTTATCTATACTGATCTTATCCAGCGGGGCCTTCATGTGCCTGGAGAGATAGCTCTTCAGCTCTGAGACCGCCCTTTTCGCCCTTCTCCACCTCGGCACACGCTTGACATGCCTCAGTGGAACTGTGTATATCTGCTCAACCACCATAAACGCTCACTCCAACGAGCTCCTTCTCCAGTGGCGCCTCTTCGGGTGTGACACAACCCTCCGCTTCGTCTTCATTATGACCCAGAGAGGCACCCTCTGGTTCTGCCTAAGAGCCTTGGCAAGCCGTATCTTCTTCGGCTTCATCTTCTTGCTCAAAACAACTTCCTCCGAACAACTCTGGAATGCGTGTGATTTGCAGGGAATATCCTGTCGACCTCGCTCTGGCCGTACCGCTCTGCGAGCGCATATCTCAGGCCGACCTCAAAATCAGAGGCCGGATACCTGTCGCTTGGCAGCACCTCGAACTCGAGGTACCTGCTGGCCATCTCGTTTATAGCCCTCCAGCCCCAACCTGCGAGCGGTCTTAGATAGTGCATCCTGTGCCTGTCCTCCAGGCTCCTTATGGAGCTTGCGGTCATGACCGGAGCTCTATCGTCCCTGCGTGTGCCGTCTGCGACATACTCGCAGCTCTCCGCGAGGAGCTCGACAGCGCACATGTGGACGTAGTTAAGGGCATTGTTTGGGTACCCATCCCTCCGGAGCATCTCAAGGCCTGTCTCCAGAACCTCCTCGTCCAGGATCTCGACCCGATGGGGATGGCCTATAGCCCTAGCTGCCCTTGCAGCCACCTCCCATGCCCTGTCCTGCCCGAAGCTGAACGTCACAAGCTCGATCTCATCGAAGAACGGCTCAAGCAGTATCGCGGTAAGCCCGCTATCCTTCCCACCGCTGAACAGAGTGGTTACCTTCATACTCAAATCCGCCGGATCTTGATATCCCTCTTCTTCGGCTGGGCCTGTTTGAGTATGGCCTTCAGCTGCTCATCTGTTATCGCTGACCTTATGCGCCCGCTCTGGGCGAGCATGATAAGCTGGGCCTCTATCTGAGCTACAAACTCAGGCCTCGTCATGCGGATGCTGCTCAGCCGCTCTCTGGCCTCGGGCGTGAGTATGGCCCTGAGTATCGCCTGTTTCTTGGCCTCGAGCTCCTGCTGCATCTGCTCCTGCTGCGCTGCATACAGCTGGGATTCAAGCTGCCGTCTCTGCAGCTCCTCAAGCTTCTTGCGTCTCAGATCTGCCAGCTCATCGTCCATGTCTCAATACCTCGCCAGTTCGGGGATCTTCTCCACCAGTCTCATCTTGACCTTGTGGGCGATATTGTCCAGAAAGGCCTGTCCCTCAGGGGTAATATGTCTGCCGTCCTTCTGCTTCTTGACGTATCCTGCCTTTTCAAGTTGCTGCAGCGCTTCTCTGATAATAGAGCCGCTTCCCTTGACCGTCCTGCCTGTGACCACCCGGTTCTTGGTCTTTCCACCGTAGTGCGTCCTGAGCCTGGACACGCCCACTGGCCCGTCGACATAGACATGGCGGAGTACCGATGCACATCTCACGTACCACCAGTCAGCATTGCTGGGTGGCATCTCCGTATGCACTCCAGTCTTCACATACGCGGCCCATGCAGGCGGCGTGATCTTGCCGCTCGCCTTCAGCTCCTCAGCAACCGCGTTTATCAGATCAGCTGGAGGCACATCATAAACAGTTGTCAAATCCTTCAATCCTCCACGATGATAAGGAACGGACCAGGAAACTTAAAAACAAAACAAGTATAAATGCTTTTTCCGTAGCCACTGGGCCTCTCCGGATGGGCATTTTGCGATACGGGATCGATAAGCAATTCGGCCCGTGTCCATGTAAACTGATTGGGTGCATGGAAAGCGGGAACCTCCTCAGAAGAAGTGGCTGACGCACCTCGTCTGCGTGAAGAGATAAATCGATGGGGCAGAGATCCCGCCGCTCTTATGGGGGTGGCATTCAATCCGCTGTCACGCTCTGATACACCCTTTCAAGGAGTGGCAGAGGGGAGATGCTGTTCATCTCCAGGGCTAGCTCGTCAGGACCCAGCCCGAGTGCGATGCCGGCAAGCTGTGTGACGTAGAGCACGGGAATCCTGAGATCAACACCATATCGCCGTTCGATCGCGCCCTGCTTCGCATCCAGCATGAGATGACAGAGCGGGCACACTGCCATGATCGCATCAGCGCCAGCCCGCTTCGCGCTCATGAGTACGTGATATGCGCTCTCCAGTGCCGCCCCCTCTCTGGGCATGAATATGGGGCCGCCACAGCAGAGCATCTTGAGCGGCGACTCAACAGGCTCAGCGCCCAGCATCCTGACCAGTTTCTCAAGCACCTCTGGATGCTCCGGGCTGTCGATACCGTTTCCGGGTCTGGTGAGAAGGCAGCCGTAGTATGGCGAGACCTTGAGACCGCTTAGCTTTACTGGGAGCTTTACGTTCGGGAGATGTTCAGAGAGCATCTCAACAACATGCATGACCTTCGCGCCTTTGTATTCTCTCTCCAGAACAGAGTTCACGCGCGTGCGCAGGCCGTTATCCTCGAGCCGGCGAATCGCTGTGCGGAGGTTGCTGTAGCATATGGAGCATGTTGACATGACCGGCAGCTCGCTCTGTGTGAGATTCCTGGCAGCCAGAGCGACGGAGATCGTCTCGTTTGACACGTGTGTTGCTCCGCAGCAGCTCCAGTCCTCCAGCTCGATCAGCTCGATTCCAAGCGCCCTTGCAACTGATCTGGTGGAGATATCGTATTCGCGCCCTGTCGCCTTCGATACGCAGCCAGGGTAGTATGCGATCTCACTCATTCTCAAACTCCCTGAAGATGCGCTGGATCTCATCCATGCCCTTTACCATTCCTGGATCCAGCGATACCTTGCCTCTGCTGAGGAGCTCTATACCCATCTCCATTATCGGAACCGCTGCATCCGGATTCCTGAGCGCGTATGCAGCCGAGAGCAGAACTTCGGATACCCTGCCCCTGCTCCTGATCTGATCCATGAAGACTCTTTCAAAGGATGCATCTCTGCTGCTGATCCCCTCACGCTCGCAGATATTCCTCAATGCGGAGACAACCGCCTTCGGCCTTATCCCCCTGGGGCATCTGACCGTGCATAAGAGACATGATGTGCATAGCCATATGGATTCGCTGGCAAGCGCCTCTCTCTTTCTTCCCTCAAGAACCAGCCTGATCAGCTTTCGTATGCTATTGTCCATCAGATGGGCTGTGGAGCAGCTCGATGAGCATGTGCCGCACTGGATGCAGGTCCTGATCTCCTCGCCCGCGAGCTTGATTACCTCCTCTGTGAACCCCTCTCCATCCATCAGGCCCCCTCCTGAGCAATCCTGGATGCGATCTTTCTCCGCGCCTCCTCGACAGGCGCCCTCTCCCAGAGGTACCTGACCTTCGGCTTCCTCATCGCCTCGTCTATTCTCGCAAGAGCCTCATCGATCCGCCTGAGAAGCTCCGGATCGCGCGGTGGCGCTTCTATCTTCGGCGGTGGCGGTCTCTCGACAGCCGGAGGCATCAACGTTCCTGATACATCATATCTTCTCTTCTCGCCTGTGAGTATCGCGTTTATCGCATCCCGCCACTCTGAGGCCCAAGGCGTCTCCTTTATCGGGGTGTGAGAGACCTTCGTCCTTGTCACGTCTATACCGAAGAGGTGGCATGCCCTGGAGCAGGCTCCGCAGAGGATGCACTGATCCTCTACGACTCCGATTCTGCCCTGGTCATCGACGTACCAGCAATCTGCGGGACAGACATTGAAGCAGCCGTGACATCCAACCGGATCGCATTTCGCCAGGCGATCTCTTACAAGCCTGATCTCACCCTCAAAAGGCCTGATGACATCCATCGCCTCGTACGGGCAGACTATAGCGCACCTGCCGCATCCGATGCATCTCTCCTGATCCACATCAATGCTCCCTTTGAGATCAAGGGTTGCATCAAGGGGATCCCCCTTTACAGATATCGCCTCCTCAGGGCATATGCCCACGCACAGCCCGCAGTAGTCGCAGAGATCCTCATCTATGAGAAGCTGCTCATATGGTCTGAGATCCCTCGGATCCTTCTCCCTTTCGAGAAGCACAAACGCCTTGCAGAACCTGGCGCATATCCCGCAGAGGTTGCATTTTTCTCTGTCGACAGAGATCTCTCCCTCAATGCCCTCTCTGAGAGGCCCGAAGTCCTCTCTGGTTTTGTTAAACACAACGGTTATCGCCTCAGTCGGGCACACAGGCTCGCATAATGTGCATGGCAGGCACCTCTCGTTCGGCTCTGCCTTCCTGAGAAGCCGCGGGTACCGGTCATCGGTCTTTATATCAACATCGTTTACAGTGAACCTGTACGCGTTCACAGGACAGAAGTTCGCGCACATCCCGCAGAAGACGCATGCATCCAGATCTATCAGCACTGGCGGGGCATCCAGGCCTGTTGCTATCTCCAGGATAGGGCCTGACTGCAGGGCCTTGGTCGGGCAGAGTGATACGCAGATGGCGCACCCGTTGCAGATCTTGTAATCGTAGTCCAGGATCTTTGTGATATCCCCGCTCCTCTGCCTGCATATTATGTGAGAGCCCTCTACTTCCATATCCTTCTCTATTTCCAGCATGCTTAGACCTTCCCCGATGGCAGCGCGGCCGCAAGCTCTGTCCCGACCGGGCCGAGATCCTTCAGCTCCTCGACGAACTCCTCGATCCTTCTCGCAAGTATATCTCCCTCACTTGCCGCACACCATGCTACCTTGAGCCGCCTCGGATCGATTCCGATCTCCTTCAGGAGACCCCTGAGGACCTCCACGCGCTGGAGCGCATGCAGATTTCCGCTCACGTAATGGCATTCCCCTATGCGACATCCTGCTATGAGAACGCCATCAGCGCCGCGCCTGAGCGCCTCAAGCACAAAACTCGGATCGACCCTGCCTGCGCACATCACTCTTATTATGCGGATATTCGTCGGATACTGTATTCTGGACGTGCCTGCGAGATCTGCTCCGGCGTAACTGCACCAGTTGCACAGGAACCCAAGTATGAACGGATACTCGCCCTTCACAGTGGTGGCAGCCCTGATCTGGGCGAGTATCTGCTCGTCCGAGAAGAGACGCATCTCTATCGCATCTACAGGGCATGCTGCGGCACATGTGCCGCATCCCTTGCATCTTGCCTCATCAACGAAGGCTGTGTCCTTCACGCTTATCGCCCTGCTCGGGCAGGTATCGACACAGAGCCTGCAGCCTATGCATTTGTCCCGGTCGACGAACGCGACAGTTGGATCCAGCTCAATTTCACCTTTGAAGAGCAGCTGCATCGCCTTCGATGCTGCAGCGCTCCCCTGGGCAATCGAGACCTGTATCTCCTTCGGCCCTGATGCGCATCCTGCTATGAAAACGCCATCTATGTGAGCTTCCACAGGACGCATCTTCGGATGAGCGATCTCGAAGAACCTGTCAGGCCTTCTCGATAATCCCAGCAAATTACCCACGACATCAGCATCGCTGTTCGCCTCAAGGCCGGTTGAGAGCACAACGAGATCGTATCTTTTCATGAGGGTCTTCCCGAGAAGTGTGTCCTCGTAGTGGACATAGAGACCATCCTCGCCCTCCTCCACAGAGGAGACGCGCCCGCGAATGAAGTTTATGCCGAGCCTCTGCGCACGCAGATAGAACTCCTCGTACCCCTCGCCTCCAGCCCTTATGTCTATGTAGTGTATCGAGACATCCGCATCCGGGTACCTCTCCTTGATGAGCTGCGCGTTCTTCAGGGATGCCATGCAGCATATCCTTGAGCAGTAGGGGTTCCCCACGGTCTGATCCCTCGATCCCACGCACTGTATGAATGCAACGGATCTCACGATCTCTCCTGTGGATGGCCTTACGATATCACCTCTTGTGGGGCCAGCCGCGTTCAGCATTCTCTCTATCTGGAGCGTGGTCACGACATCCCTGTACCTTCCGAAGCCGTACTCCTCCTTCCTGGATGCATCGAACGGCTGCCATCCTGTGGCAACTACTATCGCGCCGACGTCCAGCTTGAACTCTTCAGCTTGCTGATCATACTTCACAGCGTCCGCAGGGCATGCCTCGGCGCAGAGACCGCAGCCGATGCATGCGTTTGTGTCTATGCATGCCACAAGCGGCACAGACTGTGGGATCGCCATGTAGATGGCCTTCCTCTTTCCAAGACCGAAATCGTACTCGTTCGGAACCTCGACGGGGCATGCGCTTGAACACTCATTTATGCAGCCCTTGCACAGCGTCGGATCCACGTACCTTGGTTTCGTGACCCCTGTCACCCTGAAGTGCCCGACGGTACCCTCGATCGCGAGTATCTCTGAATACGTCATGAGCTTTATCATGGGATTCGCATAGACCTCGGCCATCTTCGGCGCGAGGACACAGATTGAGCAATCATTCGTGGGGAATACATCTGTGAGGAGAGCCATGTAGCCGCCGATGGTCGGCCTGCGCTCGACCAGGTACACCCGCAGACCAGCATTCGCGAGATCGAGCGCAGCAGAGATCCCCGCGACGCCTCCGCCGATCACAAGCACGTCCCTGCTCACGGGCACGCTCTCAGTCTCGAGCGGGCGGAGAAGAGATGCCTTGGCTACGGCCATCGCTATGAGGTCTTTCGCCTTCTGGGTCGCAAGAGCCGGCGAGTCCATGTGGACCCAGGAGCACTGCTCCCTGATGTTCGCCATCTCAAGCATGTACTGGTTGAGCCCTGCCTCGGTTATGGTCCTTCGAAATGTGGGCTCATGGAGCCGGGGAGAGCATGCCGCGACGACGACCGCATCGAGCTTGAGCTCTGCTATATCGCTCTTGATGGTGTTCTGGCCTGCATCTGAGCATGTGAACTGTATGTCACGGGCCACGACCACATTCGGAAGTGTCTCTGCAAACCTCCTCAGCTCCTCGACATCGAGGGTCGCGGCTATGTTGAGCCCGCAGTGACAGATGTAAACTCCAATGCGCATAGGCGATCGATCCATCGATTCCAGGGTACACTTGATCTAACATATAGCTAGCGGTAAATGTTGAATTCGTCGCATGTGCAATGCCAATTCATATCCTGTGAGCAGATCGTGCATACTCGCTGAGCTTCGAGTGCATGAACTCTCCCGTTATCACAGTCCCCCTGCATGTGCCGAGATTTATTGCGATCAGCATCCCAACAACCGCGCCATCTTGGAACACAGGAGTGCCGCTGTCTCCAGGGCCCGGAAGGTTTCCAGGCTGGAGCACGAGGTATGCTATGCTCCAAGATGCATCTGTTACCCTGCAGCCCATGCGCCTGACGCTGTTGATCAGCTCCGCATCCCCAAGCCTGGGTCTGGCGAACCTTGTGGGCTCACACTGCCCCAGAACGAGAAAGAAGGCCATATCCGCGTCGCTGCAGTAATGAACGACCCTGGAGCGGTAAGGGCCTATCCTGAGCACATCCGTCCCCGAGTATCGAAATATGTGGGCTGGAGCCACCCCCAGGTAGCCCCCGCGGTAGGGGTAGAATGCCGAGACAACCCCTCCGGATCTGCCGGATATGAACTGATCGCCGGCCCTGAGCATGATATGCCCTCTTGAAGCTATTCATCTGCATGATCAGGTGGCATGCTTATTGCTCCATACACCGGTTGTGACCACAGGATTAGTGATTTTTACCGAAGGCCGATCAACCAGTGCCTCCGTAGGAACGCCATCAATCCCGCCGGGTTTATCTGTATCTCATCCTTGAGATGTGCCCGCATCGCATGCATCTTATCACTAGAACCCCGTCTCTCAGCCTGACCATCCGCTGCGCAGGCGACAGAAAACCCCTGCAGCTCTTGCAGAACATGCGCTTCATCTCTCTCGTCGGCCTGACCCTCAGACGCATCCCGATCTTCAGAGCAAGCTCGACATACCTGTCGCTCCTCTCCGGATGCGTCTCTGCATTCGCCCTGGCCAACTCGAAGAGCCTCTCCATGCGCTGCCGTGCGATGTCCTTCAGTAGATGAGCCTGCCGCCTCTTCACATCTGACCAGGGGATGATTTGATATAAAAGCTATTTCCAGTGGCATCTGGATGAAGAAAGTCAATGTGTGGATAGAGCCTGAGATGCGGGAATACATAAAATCCAAAAAAACGGATCTGCGGATAGCAACGACCTGCGAGGGACCTCTGATATTCTCAATAAAAACGAGCCCGCCGAAGGAGACCGATTTCTGCATGGAGGTCGAGGGGAAGAGGATCTACATCTCAGCGGTCCAGGCGCCGCTGATAAAATCAATAGACAGGAGGATGCTCCCGCGCTGCGCTCTCGAGAGGAGGAGATAGCCAGGAGCTCTTGATGATCTATGTGGATCTCTGTCTCTAATCACTGGCTCTCAAGCCACCTCTTCAGCGCTTTCATCGACCTTCCCCTGTGCGAGATCATGTTCTTTTCCTCGAGGTCCATCTCCGCGAGTGTCCTTCCATCGACCTCGAATATCGGATCGTAGCCGAACCCGCCGGTGCCACGCGCCTCGAAACCTATAACCCCGCGAAGCTCTCCTTTAAACAGGACCGGCTCCATTCCCGGAGCCGAGTATCCCACAACAGATCTGAAGGATGCAGCGCGATTCTCGATCCCATCCATGAGCCTGAGGATGCCACTGTTCCCTATTGTCTTCTGGACGTAAGCAGAATATACTCCAGGGAACCCGTTCAGAGCCTCTACGAATAGCCCAGCATCCTCTATGATGAACGGCGAATCGAGCCTGGTGGAGAGCTCCTTCAAACCAAAAAGCACAACCTCCTCCAGTGTATCAGCCTGGATCTCAGTGTAACCAAGATCTGCCTGAACAATGCCTCCCAGAATCCTCTGCGCCTCAATGAACTTTCCTCTGTTGCTCGTTACGAAGCGAATCATGATACCACACCTGTCCATCAGGTATTTCATCTCACAGGTGCAGGGCAATGATGATGCGGCTCGATATCTACCTTGTGGAGATCGCCGGATCCAGATCGAAGGCCGTGCACCTGATAAAGAGCGGGAAGGTCATGGTGAACGGAGCCGTCTGCAGAAAGCAATCATACAGGGTGAAGCCCGGTGACAGGGTTGAGATCGTGGAGGGCTTCAGGTATGTCAGCAGGGGCGGCTACAAGATAGAGGCCCTGTTCCAGGGTAGATCTGATGAGATCAGGGGATTGAGCGTGCTGGATGTAGGATGCTCTGCAGGCGGCTTCTCCGACTTCTTCCTTCAGCATGGAGCTGCAAGGGTTTGGGGGATAGATATCGCAGAGGGTTGCGTGGATCCAGCGATGCTCAGCGATCCGAGATTCAGGTTCACCGGCGGGGTCGATGCGAGATCCTTCGAGGAGCTTGTAAAGCATCTGGGTGACGAGCGGTTCGACCTGACATCGGTGGACGTGAGCAACGTCTCTCTAAGAGAGGTGCTGCCGAACCTGAAGAGATTTCTGAAGAGCGATGGAAGAATCGTGGCTCTCTTCAAGCCGCCGTATGAGATCGATGGCGGTCACAGAGATGCAGACGTGGAGAGGGCGAGGAGCAGCTTCGAGCAGTGGCTCGGGCCGGAGTTCGAGGTGATTCATTCATGCCCCTCTCCGATACGTGGAGGACCCAAGAACAGGGGCACGGTCGAGTACCTGTATCTGCTGCGGCCGAGAGCGTGATACCAGGTTGTTTTAGTGATGTGCATGCCATGTCGCGAATTCGTGTGACCTACTCTCCCGAAGATTGGAGTTTGCGCCCTGCTACCAACTATCATCGATTTCGGCAGAATGTGGGCACATTGTTACCGTTCAGGTCCGTGGCCAACTGACACATGCTGATGTTTACCTATTCAGCAGCGTCCTGGGAGGTAACCGACTCTTCTCCGAGAGGTGAGCCGCATATCCTGCAGTATCTCGCATCCTCCT from Methanothrix thermoacetophila PT includes the following:
- a CDS encoding SAM-dependent methyltransferase, producing MRLDIYLVEIAGSRSKAVHLIKSGKVMVNGAVCRKQSYRVKPGDRVEIVEGFRYVSRGGYKIEALFQGRSDEIRGLSVLDVGCSAGGFSDFFLQHGAARVWGIDIAEGCVDPAMLSDPRFRFTGGVDARSFEELVKHLGDERFDLTSVDVSNVSLREVLPNLKRFLKSDGRIVALFKPPYEIDGGHRDADVERARSSFEQWLGPEFEVIHSCPSPIRGGPKNRGTVEYLYLLRPRA